The Neospora caninum Liverpool complete genome, chromosome X genome includes a region encoding these proteins:
- a CDS encoding putative gtr1/ragA G protein domain-containing protein: protein MENNSEATSKLLLMGRAGAGKSSMRSIIFANYMPRDTHKQTPTTNVEHSKLRFLGSLELSIWDCGGQDIFMENYFELQREHIFRNAEVLVYALEVRRGSLIAAQMVESAEGAASCGSSDRPSQSASSSSALRSSSSSSSSAGPRSSSSSSAVLHSPSSSSSPVQPSPCASSSLPPSSPSPSLSVPRASPSPSSAAHSPVSSDVPGGASAHSKRRARSPSFRLSSTPRFPLSTRRLPSAFAATVKSFSSTGTPSALREIAQTDARLRELAKDARYLSEALESIRAFSPGAKVFVLVHKMDIVPHAERPQITAFYQKLVRDLAQEKEVGVFATSIWEETLFQAWSTIVASLVPHAEDLQRDLRVLSELCVADEIVLFEKNTFLSNFSSFVARTPTFSAFIERFTRNTYIMIIISDPGVEPAATLCNIDRAREAFSKFSQAMQIGPSL, encoded by the exons ATGGAGAACAACTCTGAGGCCACCAGCAAACTGCTGCTTATGGGGCGAGCAGGAGCGGGGAAGAGCTCGATGCGTTCCATTATCTTTGCGAATTATATGCCCCGTGACACGCACAAACAGACGCCGACGACTAACGTTGAGCATTCAAAGCTGCGTTTCCTAGGCTCACTTGAGCTGTCAATTTGGGACTGTGGAGGGCAAGACATATTCATGGAAAACTACTTTGAACTACAGAGAGAACACATTTTTAG GAACGCGGAAGTCTTGGTTTACGCACTCGAGGTCCGTCGGGGTTCCCTCATCGCTGCACAGATGGTAGAATCAGCTGAGGGGGCTGCTTCCTGTGGGTCATCCGATCGTCCTTCGCAGTCTGcatcctcgtcttctgctcttcgttcatcgtcttcttcgtcctcgtctgccgGCCCCCGttcatcgtcttcctcctctgctgtGCTTcattcgccgtcttcgtcctcatcGCCTGTGCAGCCTTCACCGTgtgcttcgtcgtctctgcctccctcttctccatcgccctcgctgtctgtgcctcgcgcgtctccatctccgtcttctgccgctcattcacctgtctcttctgacGTACctggcggcgcctcggcgcactccaagcggcgcgcgcgttcgccttcgtttcggCTGTCCTCCacgccgcgtttcccgctTTCGACTCGTCGGTTGCCCTCCGCGTTCGCGGCGACAGTCAAAAGCTTCTCGTCAACAGGTACTCCCTCGGCGCTTCGGGAAATTGCACAGACAGACGCTCGTCTCCGGGAGCTGGCCAAGGACGCGCGCTACCTCAGCGAAGCTCTCGAGAGCATTcgagccttctctcccggcgCAAAAGTCTTTGTCCTCGTTCACAAGATGGACATCgttccgcatgcagagcggCCTCAAATCACGGCCTTCTACCAGAAACTTGTTCGCGACCTTGCACAGG agaaagaagtggGTGTCTTTGCAACGTCGATCTGGGAAGAAACGCTGTTTCAAGCGTGGAGCACAATCGTCGCGTCCTTGGTGCCCCATGCCGAGGATCTGCAGCGCGACTTGAGAGTTCTCTCTGAGCTGTGCGTCGCAGACGAAATTGTTCTCTTTGAAAAGAATACTTTTCTG AGCAATTTCTCGAGCTTCGTCGCCCGGACGCCGaccttctctgccttcatCGAGCGTTTCACTCGCAACACGTACATCATGATCATCATAAGTGACCCAG GCGTGGAGCCAGCGGCAACGCTGTGTAACATCGACAGAGCTCGGGAGGCCTTTAGCAAGTTTTCTCAAGCGATGCAAATCGGTCCGTCCTTGTGA